From a single Drosophila sulfurigaster albostrigata strain 15112-1811.04 chromosome 3, ASM2355843v2, whole genome shotgun sequence genomic region:
- the LOC133841108 gene encoding ficolin-1-like, with protein MKTILCIVLSVVCLALATDKQYPDSCSTVTASGIYKIQVRDQILSVYCEAGYDGNPWLVIQRRSDISVNFYRNWAAYKQGFGELDKSFFIGLDTLHLLTTSQPHELYVHLQDFEGQTRYASYDLFAIGSEEDSYSLNTLGNYSGTAGDGLKFHQNVKFSTYDRDNDDSVRNSAIDYTGAWWYKTTHYSNLNGLYLKGDFDIDQVGRGITWYHWRGDQYSYKEVHMMIRPKK; from the exons ATGAAGACAATTCTCTGCATTGTTTTGTCAGTTGTTTGTCTGGCTTTAGCCACGGACAAACAGTATCCTGATTCCTGCTCGACTGTCACGGCAAGTGGCATCTACAAGATACAAGTCAGGGATCAAATTTTATCCGTTTATTGTGAAGCGGGTTACGATGGCAATCCTTGGTTGGTCATTCAGCGTCGTTCGGATATCTCGGTGAATTTCTACAGGAATTGGGCGGCTTATAAACAAGGATTCGGTGAGCTGGACAAGAGCTTCTTCATTGGACTGGATACGCTGCACTTGCTGACCACATCGCAACCACACGAACTCTACGTTCATCTGCAAGATTTTGAGGGACAAACACGTTATGCTAGCTATGATCTGTTTGCTATTGGCAGCGAGGAAGATTCGTATAGTCTGAACACTTTGGGAAACTATTCGGGAACTGCTGGCGATGGACTCAAATTTCATCAGAACGTGAAATTCTCAACCTATGATCGGGATAATGATGACTCTGTCAGGAATAGCGCTATCGATTACACAGGTGCTTGGTGGTACAAGACAACGCATTACAG TAATCTGAATGGACTTTACTTGAAAGGAGATTTCGACATAGATCAAGTCGGTCGGGGTATAACTTGGTATCACTGGCGTGGCGATCAATATAGTTATAAAGAAGTGCACATGATGATACGaccaaagaaataa
- the LOC133841107 gene encoding ficolin-1-like, producing MKSLVCIILSVLWLALASAEFNSSISLFKKYPDSCTSAKPKKNGIYKIQVNGVLLSVYCDVYLAGSPWLVIQRRSDVSVNFYRNWVAYQQGFGDISSSFFIGLDNLNLLTVSQPHELYVHLKDFDGQTRYAKYDQFAIGNVANLYGLNTLGNYSGTAGDGLKYHLNMKFSTYDRDNDNSTRNCAVDYTGAWWYKTTHYSNLNGLYFGGDVAANQVGRGITWYHWRGDRYSYQEVHMMIRPK from the exons ATGAAGAGCTTAGTGTGCATTATTTTGTCAGTCCTCTGGCTGGCTTTGGCCTCGGCTGAGTTCAATTCGTCAATATCGCTATTCAAGAAGTATCCCGATTCCTGCACCTCTGCCAAGCCCAAAAAGAATGGCATCTATAAGATCCAAGTGAATGGAGTTCTTCTCTCCGTATACTGCGACGTGTATCTCGCTGGATCTCCTTGGTTAGTCATTCAGCGACGCTCCGATGTCTCGGTTAACTTTTACAGGAATTGGGTAGCGTATCAACAAGGATTCGGTGACATCAGTAGCAGCTTCTTTATCGGACTTGACAATTTGAACTTGCTAACGGTATCACAACCTCATGAACTTTACGTTCACCTGAAGGACTTTGATGGACAGACTCGTTATGCCAAATACGATCAGTTTGCCATTGGCAACGTGGCCAATTTGTATGGGTTGAACACGCTGGGCAACTATTCGGGAACAGCTGGAGATGGTTTGAAATATCATCTGAATATGAAGTTCTCAACCTATGATCGGGATAATGATAACTCTACCAGAAACTGTGCTGTCGATTACACTGGTGCCTGGTGGTATAAGACAACCCATTACAG CAATCTGAATGGTTTATACTTTGGCGGTGATGTTGCCGCAAATCAAGTGGGTCGGGGTATAACTTGGTATCATTGGCGTGGCGATCGGTATAGTTACCAAGAAGTGCACATGATGATACGTCCAAAGTAA